One segment of Carya illinoinensis cultivar Pawnee chromosome 1, C.illinoinensisPawnee_v1, whole genome shotgun sequence DNA contains the following:
- the LOC122283617 gene encoding glutathione S-transferase T3-like, which translates to MDNLLDDDPFFTTLLQSGGEGPITTPTFSQHSNVVVTSTPLHGEKRPPTKKVQRGASFTVEEDNVLVSGWLNISIDAIRGTDQKSTQMWERISEFYHEYKKSQTMNRSVGSLINRWSMIQKCINKFCAYLAQVESLHPSGATEQDKIEKAKILYKEMERGNFTMDHSWNLLRHQLKWHQHMNTLNTRRKPHDKCPSNEQSIEVLGDVVEEHVERPVGKKAEKKNLRKRKAQESSDAEFNMALGAMTTDRRLFMAERREWQTKADRDRGAQLELDKRKFDAEMMSKDLSSMNAMQ; encoded by the exons ATGGACAATCTGTTGGATGATGACCCATTCTTCACCACTCTCTTACAAAGTGGAGGAGAAGGTCCTATTACCACTCCAACATTCTCACAACATTCTAATGTTGTGGTCACTTCAACCCCACTTCACGGTGAAAAGAGGCCTCCaacaaaaaaagttcaaagaggAGCTTCTTTCACTGTTGAGGAAGATAATGTACTTGTCTCTGGTTGGCTCAACATTAGTATTGATGCCATTCGGGGAACTGATCAGAAATCCACTCAAATGtgggagaggatttctgaattTTATCACGaatataaaaaatcacaaactatGAACCGTTCGGTTGGATCATTGATCAATCGTTGGTCCATGATTCAGAAATGCAtaaataagttttgtgcataTCTAGCTCAAGTAGAGTCATTGCACCCGAGTGGTGCAACCGAACAAGATAAG ATTGAAAAGGCAAAAATATTGTACAAAGAGATGGAACGAGGAAATTTCACAATGGACCATTCTTGGAATCTTTTGAGACACCAACTCAAATGGCATCAACATATGAATACGCTGAATACGAGGAGAAAGCCACATGATAAATGTCCTTCCAATGAGCAGTCAATTGAAGTTTTGGGCGATGTTGTGGAGGAGCATGTTGAAAGGCCTGTTGGAAAAAAggcagaaaagaaaaacttgagGAAGCGAAAGGCTCAAGAATCATCTGATGCTGAGTTCAACATGGCATTAGGAGCAATGACCACGGATAGACGATTGTTCATGGCGGAGAGAAGAGAATGGCAGACGAAGGCTGATCGTGATAGAGGTGCACAACTGGAGCTTGATAAAAGAAAGTTCGATGCTGAGATGATGAGCAAGGATCTTTCTAGTATGAATGCCATGCAGTAA